One part of the Tunicatimonas pelagia genome encodes these proteins:
- the trmD gene encoding tRNA (guanosine(37)-N1)-methyltransferase TrmD, whose protein sequence is MQIDIITCVPALLDSPFSHSILQRAQDKGIVKVQVHNLREYAVNKHGQVDDYAFGGGAGMVLMLEPIVRCIESLQSRREYSEIIYMSPDGELLDQKMANRLSLLKNIIILCGHYKGVDERVREHLITREISIGNYVLSGGELAAAVLADSIIRLIPGVLSNETSALSDSFQDDLVAPPVYTRPAEFNGWKVPEVLLSGNQKLIDEWREEQSVARTEERRPGLLTS, encoded by the coding sequence ATGCAAATCGATATTATCACCTGTGTTCCCGCACTGTTAGACAGTCCTTTCTCCCATTCTATCCTTCAGCGGGCGCAAGATAAAGGCATCGTGAAGGTGCAGGTTCATAATTTGCGCGAATACGCGGTGAATAAACACGGGCAGGTTGATGATTACGCCTTTGGCGGTGGGGCGGGCATGGTACTAATGCTGGAACCCATTGTCCGCTGTATTGAGTCTTTACAATCGCGGCGAGAGTACAGCGAAATAATTTATATGAGCCCTGATGGCGAATTGCTCGACCAAAAAATGGCGAACCGCCTGTCGCTGCTAAAAAACATCATCATTTTGTGTGGTCATTACAAAGGGGTGGATGAGCGCGTTCGCGAGCACTTAATTACACGCGAAATTAGCATTGGCAACTATGTGCTTTCTGGAGGCGAATTGGCCGCAGCGGTGTTGGCCGATTCTATTATCCGACTTATTCCTGGAGTGTTATCCAATGAAACTTCCGCACTGTCTGATTCCTTTCAGGATGATTTGGTTGCCCCTCCGGTGTATACCCGCCCGGCGGAATTCAATGGCTGGAAAGTACCCGAGGTATTGCTTTCAGGCAATCAGAAGTTGATTGATGAATGGCGGGAGGAACAATCGGTGGCTCGTACTGAAGAACGGCGTCCGGGCTTACTGACTAGCTAA